Proteins encoded within one genomic window of ANME-2 cluster archaeon:
- a CDS encoding 30S ribosomal protein S4, with product MGYPGKNTKSYETPKHPWQSVRMTEELEYLKSYGLRNKREVWKAQSILRNYRRSAMELLAETTEGELTGHNLRKSEDILNRLKRYGILSADAELDNILALNTRSFLDRRLQTQVYRQGLANSLKQARQFITHGHITVAEKKITIPSYLVTKDEELNIGYYVNSPMQKENHPERPVEIVKREIQQIKAVQDERKRGRRKGRR from the coding sequence ATGGGATATCCAGGTAAGAACACAAAATCATACGAGACCCCCAAGCATCCATGGCAATCTGTCAGGATGACGGAAGAACTTGAATATTTAAAGTCATACGGGCTGAGAAATAAACGTGAGGTATGGAAAGCCCAGAGTATTCTTCGAAATTACCGCCGTTCAGCAATGGAACTGCTGGCCGAGACCACTGAAGGCGAATTGACTGGCCATAATCTGCGCAAGAGTGAGGATATCCTGAACAGGCTTAAACGGTATGGTATTCTCTCAGCAGACGCTGAACTTGATAATATCCTGGCACTCAATACCAGGAGTTTCCTGGACCGCAGACTCCAGACCCAGGTATACAGGCAGGGCCTTGCCAACAGCCTGAAACAGGCACGTCAGTTCATTACACACGGCCATATCACCGTAGCTGAAAAGAAGATAACAATTCCCAGCTATCTGGTGACGAAGGATGAGGAACTGAACATAGGATACTATGTGAACTCACCCATGCAAAAAGAAAATCATCCGGAACGTCCGGTGGAGATCGTCAAGCGCGAGATCCAGCAGATAAAGGCAGTGCAGGATGAACGCAAAAGAGGCAGGCGCAAAGGTCGCCGGTAA
- a CDS encoding 30S ribosomal protein S11, with amino-acid sequence MSDGKWGVAHIQASFNNTIITITDVTGAETIAKISGGMVVKAARDESSPYTAMQMANQLAEKLIDKGILGIHVKVRAPGGNKQRSPGPGAQAAIRAFARAGIRIGRIEDVTPIPHDGTKVKGGRRGRRV; translated from the coding sequence ATGTCAGACGGAAAATGGGGAGTTGCCCATATACAAGCATCATTCAACAATACCATAATCACCATAACCGACGTGACCGGAGCTGAGACCATCGCCAAGATAAGTGGAGGAATGGTGGTCAAGGCAGCCCGGGATGAGAGTTCACCGTATACTGCGATGCAGATGGCGAACCAGCTGGCTGAAAAGCTTATTGACAAGGGTATATTGGGTATCCATGTCAAGGTCAGGGCACCTGGTGGTAACAAGCAGAGAAGTCCGGGTCCCGGAGCCCAGGCAGCCATACGGGCATTTGCCAGGGCGGGTATCAGGATAGGTCGGATTGAAGATGTCACACCGATTCCACACGATGGAACCAAGGTCAAAGGCGGACGCAGGGGCCGGAGAGTATAA
- a CDS encoding DNA-directed RNA polymerase subunit D, producing the protein MEVDIIELSDDKARFVLKGVNPAIANGLRKSMLSEVPTMAIDYINIYDNTSVLFDEQLGLRMGLIPLRTDLDSYVLPEDCDCHGEGCTKCQLTLTLSSEGPIMVYSGDIQSSDPDVGVAEDRIPIVELKERQKLVLEAIAKLGTGRKHVKYQAGVACGYKNMPVITFNESCDACGKCVEECPREILRLENNEVIVKDPLQCILCKLCVDSCDIRAINVDEDTSAYIFTAESDGSYPARELILRSADTIIEKAIRLNEILKSIE; encoded by the coding sequence ATGGAAGTAGATATTATAGAGTTATCTGATGACAAAGCCAGGTTTGTGCTAAAAGGTGTGAATCCTGCTATTGCCAACGGACTTCGCAAAAGCATGCTCTCTGAAGTCCCTACAATGGCGATAGATTATATTAACATCTATGACAACACGTCTGTGCTTTTCGATGAGCAGCTTGGTCTGCGCATGGGGCTTATTCCCCTCAGAACTGACCTTGACTCGTATGTGTTGCCTGAAGATTGCGACTGCCATGGCGAGGGTTGTACGAAATGCCAGCTTACCCTGACGCTGAGCTCAGAAGGCCCCATCATGGTGTATTCAGGTGATATTCAATCCAGTGACCCTGACGTTGGTGTTGCAGAAGATAGGATTCCAATCGTCGAATTGAAAGAGCGTCAAAAGCTGGTGCTTGAGGCAATTGCCAAACTTGGTACCGGACGCAAACATGTCAAATACCAGGCAGGTGTAGCATGCGGTTATAAGAACATGCCTGTGATAACATTCAATGAAAGCTGTGATGCATGCGGCAAGTGCGTGGAAGAATGTCCCAGGGAAATACTGAGGCTTGAAAACAATGAGGTTATTGTAAAGGATCCATTACAGTGTATCCTGTGCAAACTTTGCGTGGATTCCTGTGATATCAGGGCTATCAATGTTGATGAAGATACTAGTGCCTACATATTTACAGCTGAATCGGACGGTTCATACCCTGCCAGAGAATTGATACTCAGGAGTGCTGATACCATCATTGAAAAGGCAATACGGTTGAACGAGATTCTCAAATCCATAGAATGA
- a CDS encoding DPP IV N-terminal domain-containing protein, protein MNRILLVCLLVYLGLVGTVLAGYQTEQLTNDPVPDSKPDWSPDGGKIAFQSDRGESADIWIMGAEGGNLTQLTTDRSLDLYASFSPDSNSIVFYSDRTGNSEIWAIEVDGTNERQITDDPAWDGNPAWGPDGRIAFSSTRSGSMKLWIMDPDGANQIQLSTGDGDDDVAAWSPDGRYIVFESTRSGDQQLWKLEIDTGEYTRLTYDAHYERSYPDNFCPNQMSASWSPDGTTIAYHAYTRGSGDIWIMDADGSNQTVMLSGNANIDYYSPAWSPDGTKIAFQDKVIDRDSDRYMGSDIWLLHLNGKRSIPASNLVMSGLALFISFLLMSRRRIP, encoded by the coding sequence TTGAATAGAATACTACTGGTGTGTCTCTTAGTATACCTGGGTCTTGTCGGGACGGTTTTGGCCGGATACCAGACTGAACAGCTGACCAACGATCCGGTTCCCGATTCAAAACCTGACTGGAGTCCTGACGGTGGTAAGATAGCTTTCCAGTCAGACAGGGGTGAAAGTGCTGATATCTGGATCATGGGTGCTGAGGGGGGTAATCTGACACAACTGACCACCGACCGTTCATTGGACCTGTATGCATCCTTCAGTCCGGACAGCAACAGCATTGTTTTTTATTCTGACAGGACCGGGAATTCTGAAATATGGGCAATAGAGGTAGATGGAACCAATGAACGGCAGATTACCGATGATCCGGCATGGGATGGAAATCCGGCATGGGGGCCCGACGGCAGGATCGCTTTTTCCTCGACCCGGTCAGGTTCAATGAAACTTTGGATAATGGACCCAGATGGGGCCAACCAGATACAGCTTTCCACAGGCGACGGTGATGATGATGTTGCGGCATGGAGCCCCGATGGCAGGTATATCGTCTTTGAATCCACACGGTCAGGCGACCAGCAGCTATGGAAACTGGAAATTGATACGGGAGAATATACCCGGTTGACCTATGATGCACATTATGAACGGTCCTATCCGGATAATTTCTGCCCCAACCAGATGTCTGCATCATGGAGTCCGGACGGGACTACAATAGCATACCACGCATATACCCGGGGAAGCGGTGATATCTGGATAATGGATGCAGATGGTTCCAATCAGACCGTAATGTTATCTGGCAACGCGAATATTGATTATTATTCCCCTGCATGGAGTCCGGACGGTACAAAGATAGCATTCCAGGACAAGGTAATTGACAGGGACAGCGACCGATATATGGGGTCTGACATTTGGTTATTGCATTTGAACGGGAAGAGAAGTATCCCGGCATCCAACCTGGTAATGTCCGGTCTTGCATTATTCATATCTTTTCTTTTGATGAGCAGGCGAAGAATTCCCTAG
- the ccsA gene encoding cytochrome c biogenesis protein CcsA, with protein sequence MFTSGDYLLISSLIVSTTILLDMFLLKRNLTLKLLYLVFFLLSLAVGMLTYFFITGEFTVYYVWLYSNSATSFIYRVAGVWSGQEGTFLLWVWIIFLSLLLTARKYRTDDEFMKKVLTTGVLVGIFFLIVSMNASPFKSIYDHKYYYPAMEISQGNGLDPVLLNFWNTIHPPMTFIAYALLTMPFAFSFAHMWHQDRRWIMFSLPWLRLSWLFFAVGVGLIGGLWTYEAGWGIWAWDPVQTASIIPVFIITTVLHAASRKQNPLFDRLLPPLTSASFIVVILATFITRSGLWGSVHEFTQTSNNILLIGALVLSTAAILYLSIKKWPTPKYAKYTKGDNVFIYSAAIFILFTLILLIGLLLPVLVSPDLTITADFYNLWCYPLVIILLVLLGLCSLSRSMEQHVLQKTVGIIILTSGILAFIVPSTNFQFMSPGSGQATSFFSSLGNHLSILGLVPALVFASYGIFRRINLDLGKGITARQFGIHIIHFGIILALTGGVISTQFQEQYVLEFNITEIGQVRHTIGEYSVSVSHFIVSESEKDSWLQTATFDIHKNGRIIGSKDATYMRDAGGTEYILPSIIRGLVHDIKIEYHGLDPKKGEAPTIPVTISVVPLINLLWAGMAAIGLGAFIVFSCPDRTGIPGSPPEAGQPQ encoded by the coding sequence ATGTTCACATCCGGTGATTATCTACTGATTTCCAGTCTGATAGTATCAACAACAATCCTTCTGGACATGTTCTTGCTGAAACGAAACCTGACATTAAAGCTTCTATACCTTGTATTTTTTCTTTTGAGTCTTGCAGTAGGCATGCTAACATACTTTTTTATTACCGGGGAATTTACGGTCTACTATGTATGGCTTTACAGTAACTCTGCAACTTCATTTATCTACCGGGTAGCCGGTGTATGGTCAGGGCAGGAAGGGACGTTCCTGCTATGGGTATGGATTATTTTTTTATCCCTTCTGTTGACTGCAAGGAAATATCGAACCGATGATGAATTCATGAAAAAGGTATTGACGACCGGGGTACTGGTTGGTATATTCTTCCTGATAGTTTCAATGAATGCATCGCCTTTTAAATCCATATACGATCACAAATATTACTACCCGGCGATGGAGATTTCACAAGGTAACGGACTTGATCCTGTATTGCTCAATTTCTGGAATACCATTCATCCACCCATGACCTTCATTGCATACGCACTCCTTACCATGCCATTTGCATTCTCCTTTGCCCACATGTGGCACCAGGACCGACGCTGGATCATGTTTTCATTACCCTGGCTCAGGTTGTCATGGCTTTTTTTTGCCGTAGGTGTAGGACTTATCGGTGGACTCTGGACCTATGAAGCTGGTTGGGGGATCTGGGCATGGGACCCGGTCCAGACAGCATCTATCATTCCGGTGTTTATCATAACTACTGTTCTGCATGCCGCATCCCGGAAGCAGAATCCCCTGTTTGACAGGCTGCTGCCACCCCTTACGTCAGCGTCTTTTATCGTGGTCATCCTCGCGACGTTCATTACCAGAAGTGGGCTGTGGGGGTCTGTTCATGAATTTACCCAAACCTCTAATAATATCCTGTTAATTGGAGCCCTGGTCCTGTCAACTGCTGCAATACTGTATCTTTCAATAAAAAAATGGCCAACACCCAAGTATGCCAAATATACAAAAGGCGACAACGTGTTCATATATTCAGCAGCCATTTTCATACTATTTACCCTGATATTGTTGATCGGCCTGTTACTGCCCGTATTGGTCTCACCTGATCTGACCATCACCGCTGATTTTTATAATCTCTGGTGCTATCCACTGGTAATAATATTGCTTGTTCTGCTGGGTCTGTGCAGCCTCTCCAGGAGTATGGAACAGCATGTTCTTCAAAAAACTGTGGGGATAATTATACTAACATCAGGTATTCTGGCCTTTATTGTCCCGTCCACGAATTTCCAGTTCATGTCGCCAGGAAGTGGCCAGGCAACGTCCTTTTTCAGCAGTCTTGGGAATCACCTGTCTATCCTGGGTCTGGTCCCTGCTTTGGTTTTTGCTTCATATGGCATATTCAGGCGGATAAATCTCGACCTTGGAAAAGGGATAACTGCCCGCCAGTTCGGTATACATATCATCCATTTCGGGATCATACTGGCACTTACAGGAGGTGTGATAAGCACCCAGTTCCAGGAACAATATGTCCTTGAATTCAATATAACTGAGATAGGGCAGGTAAGACATACTATTGGCGAATATTCAGTGAGCGTATCTCATTTCATTGTGAGCGAAAGTGAAAAGGACAGCTGGTTGCAGACTGCTACTTTCGATATCCATAAGAATGGCAGGATTATCGGCTCAAAAGATGCAACCTATATGCGGGATGCAGGTGGAACAGAGTATATCCTGCCATCTATTATCAGGGGTCTTGTTCATGATATCAAGATAGAATATCATGGATTGGACCCGAAAAAAGGTGAAGCACCCACCATACCTGTTACCATCAGCGTGGTCCCGTTGATAAATCTGCTATGGGCGGGGATGGCAGCCATTGGTCTTGGCGCATTTATCGTTTTTTCCTGCCCAGATAGAACAGGAATCCCAGGATCGCCACCAGAAGCAGGCCAGCCACAATAG
- a CDS encoding DPP IV N-terminal domain-containing protein: MRTLWISNITRMVAIVSIFLILSIFAILSVNIVSGTGIASAASDGALRITFTDSFERAPSFSPDGQYIAFESTLGENADIWIVNITSLETTRLTTHPAEDSLPKGWSPDGRTITFTSKRSGNMDIWKIDVDGTNLTQLTTNPTYDFYSSFSPDGTKIVFTSDQSGNSDIWVIDADGSNRTQVTTSTAEDMIPSWAPDSRRILFRSLRTGNGDVWMVDYDGTNLTQITDHPAEDWGASFSHDGKYITFDSERSGNMEIWIMDADGGNLRQVTHYNGIDMCNIWSPDNRTIAFWSDRSGSGDIFIMDTTTSTQSYDAIVAGLLLVAILGFLFYLGRKKR, from the coding sequence ATGAGAACATTGTGGATTTCCAATATAACACGTATGGTCGCGATTGTATCAATATTCTTAATACTCTCAATATTCGCCATTTTAAGCGTCAATATAGTATCCGGTACTGGCATCGCTTCTGCAGCATCCGATGGTGCGCTCAGGATCACTTTTACCGATAGTTTTGAGCGGGCACCCAGTTTCAGTCCTGACGGGCAATATATTGCCTTTGAATCTACACTGGGTGAAAATGCAGACATCTGGATAGTCAATATCACTTCCCTTGAAACCACCCGGCTTACCACTCACCCTGCAGAAGATTCCCTGCCAAAAGGGTGGAGCCCTGATGGCAGGACCATCACGTTCACGTCAAAGCGTTCAGGCAACATGGATATCTGGAAAATAGATGTCGATGGCACCAATCTCACCCAGCTGACCACCAATCCGACATATGATTTTTATTCCTCGTTCAGCCCCGACGGTACAAAGATAGTGTTCACATCAGACCAGTCAGGAAATTCAGATATCTGGGTAATTGATGCTGACGGTTCGAACCGGACACAGGTCACTACATCCACAGCCGAGGATATGATCCCATCCTGGGCGCCGGATAGCAGAAGAATCCTGTTCCGCTCCCTGCGCACCGGAAACGGTGATGTATGGATGGTCGATTATGACGGGACCAATCTCACGCAGATAACAGACCATCCTGCTGAGGATTGGGGTGCATCGTTCAGTCATGATGGAAAATATATTACCTTCGATTCTGAGCGCTCTGGCAACATGGAAATATGGATAATGGATGCCGATGGTGGTAACCTCAGGCAGGTGACCCATTATAATGGTATCGATATGTGTAATATCTGGAGCCCAGATAACAGGACAATAGCATTCTGGTCAGACAGATCTGGTAGCGGTGACATATTTATCATGGATACGACCACGTCAACGCAATCCTATGACGCTATTGTGGCTGGCCTGCTTCTGGTGGCGATCCTGGGATTCCTGTTCTATCTGGGCAGGAAAAAACGATAA
- a CDS encoding glycosyltransferase family 39 protein encodes MQVDAGKVKLRAIKMHHIQLSLILVLSFVLQWYTLNWGLVTDTIGMNGLGAFHIIEPTLVHIPVQMMQTGDMNPHFFDEPSLFYNSMYVVFSVTSGILGPLSFVEYIRIARLMTILLTVGVVFLTYLTANQICGRKVGLYAALFMSINPYYLWFSSLAKEDPMMVFFLTLSLYFFVRYLRENDRRDYFISMVSAGLAVSTKYPAGMMLFFLPAWYFLSDQTEPVKERLETISKSIVLYAGAFVIGTPFSVLSFREFIQGSLGELGHYTTGHPGFEHFTWFVHVQTITGLWDAANIWGKNGYGLILILFLAGIGLLISRLRRTPDRSERFAWYCITGWIVLTVLVFGFMIKVKMGNQMMIMTPAAMIVSGYGFAALLNALPNIHLKRILGSVIVLLIFTYAASGIISSANDNRYYAAEWLTNNVPVNAKIATTLFVYVPDGFIDVSFLPTDAALLENPGYDYIILSSWDYERYLDSPDTYPVESLFFKNVLDGRTSYKPVASFKRTETARQRTITFGLVALTSDEYRGEVDIIIFERT; translated from the coding sequence ATGCAGGTGGATGCAGGAAAAGTGAAATTGCGTGCGATCAAAATGCACCATATCCAATTATCGTTGATCCTGGTATTATCCTTTGTTCTGCAATGGTATACATTAAACTGGGGACTGGTCACTGATACCATAGGAATGAACGGGCTTGGCGCCTTTCATATCATTGAACCAACTCTTGTCCATATACCTGTTCAAATGATGCAGACAGGTGACATGAACCCGCACTTTTTCGACGAGCCAAGCCTGTTCTATAATTCAATGTATGTTGTCTTTTCAGTTACTTCAGGCATTCTGGGACCATTGTCGTTTGTGGAATATATCAGGATTGCGCGGTTAATGACCATCCTCCTGACCGTAGGAGTGGTGTTTTTGACCTACCTTACCGCTAATCAGATATGCGGCAGGAAGGTGGGGCTCTACGCCGCACTTTTCATGTCAATAAATCCATATTACCTGTGGTTCTCTTCCCTGGCAAAAGAAGACCCTATGATGGTATTTTTCCTTACCCTGTCGCTGTACTTCTTTGTCAGGTATTTGAGAGAGAATGACAGGAGAGATTATTTCATTTCGATGGTTTCTGCCGGCCTGGCTGTTTCCACGAAATATCCCGCGGGGATGATGCTCTTTTTCCTGCCGGCATGGTATTTCCTGTCAGATCAAACCGAACCTGTCAAAGAACGACTTGAGACTATCAGCAAATCCATCGTACTCTATGCAGGCGCGTTTGTCATTGGCACACCCTTTTCAGTATTATCATTTCGGGAATTCATACAAGGCTCTCTGGGTGAGCTGGGACATTATACAACAGGGCACCCGGGTTTTGAACATTTTACCTGGTTCGTGCATGTACAGACCATAACCGGACTCTGGGATGCAGCCAATATCTGGGGCAAGAACGGATATGGTCTTATCCTTATTCTGTTCTTGGCCGGAATAGGTTTGCTCATTTCAAGGTTGAGGAGAACACCGGATAGGTCAGAGAGATTTGCCTGGTATTGTATCACAGGCTGGATAGTTCTGACCGTGCTGGTCTTTGGGTTCATGATAAAGGTCAAAATGGGCAACCAGATGATGATAATGACCCCTGCGGCCATGATCGTATCAGGATATGGATTTGCTGCCCTGTTGAACGCATTACCGAACATTCATCTGAAGCGAATACTAGGAAGCGTCATTGTCCTGCTCATTTTCACCTACGCAGCTTCGGGTATTATAAGCAGTGCGAATGATAATCGATACTATGCTGCAGAGTGGCTTACCAATAATGTTCCCGTAAATGCAAAGATTGCCACCACCCTTTTTGTCTATGTACCTGATGGATTTATTGATGTTTCATTTCTTCCCACAGATGCAGCTCTTCTGGAAAACCCGGGGTATGATTACATTATCCTATCCTCGTGGGACTACGAGCGATATCTTGACTCCCCTGATACCTATCCGGTTGAGTCACTGTTTTTCAAAAATGTGCTTGACGGAAGAACCAGCTATAAACCCGTAGCGAGTTTCAAGCGCACTGAAACTGCACGGCAAAGAACCATTACGTTTGGATTGGTTGCATTGACCAGTGATGAATATCGCGGAGAAGTGGATATTATTATTTTCGAGCGAACCTAG
- a CDS encoding radical SAM protein translates to MPIKKSISNPILVTFSITQQCNLKCKHCYSKSSATPGLNELSTKEALQVIDQVKEAGTKLIIFDGGEPTLRSDLLRLIEHANNIGLIPLLGTNGTTLTRKMAKDMKNAGIRMCAVSLDGANAKTHDSFRCVNGCFDDAIRGIGYLKDEGIPFQVNPCIHRTNYRELSGLLDVARNLGARGMEAFEFVMTGRGSSGYELDTPIRKHVVDEMLGMTSSDMPVRMIGAPQFDVLLRRNGNYHRSSSCCGAGKTIACIFNDGTVFPCMLLPKSAGNVREQDFNDIWNNSEVFNELRDRSNLTGTCGNCLMRDECGGARCRAYAEGDIFRGDTECWIYQPG, encoded by the coding sequence ATGCCAATAAAAAAATCGATTTCCAATCCGATACTTGTTACATTTTCAATTACACAACAGTGTAACCTCAAATGCAAACACTGTTACAGCAAATCCTCAGCAACTCCCGGTTTGAACGAATTGTCTACAAAAGAAGCTTTACAGGTCATCGACCAGGTAAAAGAAGCAGGTACAAAATTGATTATTTTCGATGGTGGAGAACCTACTCTCAGGTCTGACCTGTTGCGGTTGATAGAACACGCTAACAATATCGGGCTTATCCCCCTCCTGGGTACGAATGGCACGACCTTAACACGAAAGATGGCAAAGGACATGAAAAATGCAGGTATCAGGATGTGCGCGGTCAGTCTTGACGGCGCAAATGCAAAGACCCATGATAGTTTCAGATGTGTCAACGGATGTTTTGATGATGCAATAAGAGGTATAGGATACCTGAAGGATGAAGGGATACCATTCCAGGTCAATCCATGTATCCACAGGACAAATTATCGTGAACTTTCCGGTTTGCTCGATGTTGCCAGAAATCTGGGTGCCAGGGGTATGGAAGCGTTTGAATTCGTAATGACCGGACGCGGCAGTTCCGGGTATGAGCTGGATACACCGATTCGAAAGCATGTGGTCGATGAGATGCTTGGGATGACGTCAAGTGATATGCCTGTCAGAATGATAGGTGCACCGCAGTTCGATGTACTGTTAAGAAGAAATGGGAATTATCATCGCAGCAGCAGTTGCTGTGGCGCAGGAAAGACAATTGCATGCATATTCAACGATGGGACTGTGTTCCCATGCATGCTGCTGCCAAAGTCTGCGGGAAATGTAAGGGAACAGGATTTCAACGATATCTGGAATAACTCTGAAGTATTCAATGAACTCAGGGACCGCAGCAATCTTACCGGTACCTGTGGGAACTGTTTGATGAGGGACGAATGTGGGGGGGCCAGGTGTCGGGCATATGCAGAGGGTGACATCTTCCGGGGAGATACAGAATGCTGGATATACCAGCCGGGTTGA
- a CDS encoding DUF3343 domain-containing protein, producing MKKNSRPQTSAILLFEHSRSAIRAEYILKKHGFEVILTTPPPDIRKGCDLSVMVDAGQQIDAMRLLDRECISYIDLVAFTGGQKPVELSTQKEIDGFIMVKSGNMKLTFSRTSGVIVNISGGGCPDIPSISKQLINTNLATAVRPLDIGYSMCAYLLDRAMFEAKRSFMEQSTC from the coding sequence ATGAAAAAGAACAGCAGACCACAAACCAGTGCGATACTATTATTTGAACACTCACGAAGTGCAATACGTGCTGAATATATCCTGAAAAAGCACGGGTTTGAGGTGATCCTGACCACACCACCTCCCGATATCCGGAAAGGATGCGACCTGTCAGTAATGGTAGACGCCGGACAGCAGATAGACGCCATGAGACTGCTGGATAGAGAATGTATATCCTATATTGACCTGGTAGCTTTCACGGGAGGGCAAAAACCCGTCGAACTGAGCACACAAAAAGAGATTGACGGTTTTATCATGGTAAAATCTGGCAACATGAAGCTGACATTCTCAAGAACAAGTGGTGTTATCGTGAACATTTCGGGAGGGGGATGCCCGGATATACCCTCAATTTCAAAGCAACTGATAAACACCAACCTGGCCACTGCCGTCAGACCACTTGACATCGGATATTCCATGTGTGCTTATCTTCTGGACCGTGCAATGTTTGAAGCAAAAAGAAGTTTTATGGAGCAAAGCACATGCTGA
- a CDS encoding YeeE/YedE family protein encodes MGFIDVMISAGTFIVGMVIGYMGQRSGFCTIGGIRDFTLMRDTRLLKGVIAVIVAAFGGFLLLHLAALGGAQDFLAFRGGLSGNIETLYNPCTDLSGNSDTGSSKTVYGIVFLTIIGGAGVGLFSVMADGCPFRQHIRASEGDMGSLVFIAGFYVAALTFGFIVKPIISVLFGI; translated from the coding sequence GTGGGGTTCATAGACGTAATGATCTCTGCCGGAACATTCATTGTCGGGATGGTTATCGGTTATATGGGACAACGCTCGGGTTTTTGCACCATTGGAGGGATAAGGGACTTCACCCTTATGCGGGATACGCGTCTGTTGAAAGGAGTTATTGCCGTTATCGTGGCTGCATTTGGAGGTTTCTTGCTGTTGCACCTGGCTGCTTTGGGAGGTGCGCAGGATTTTTTGGCCTTTAGGGGAGGGTTGAGCGGGAACATTGAAACTCTGTATAATCCATGTACTGACCTTTCAGGAAATAGCGATACTGGCAGCAGTAAAACAGTGTATGGAATTGTGTTCCTTACAATAATAGGCGGGGCTGGTGTTGGATTGTTCTCTGTCATGGCCGACGGATGTCCCTTCAGGCAGCATATCAGAGCATCGGAAGGTGATATGGGTTCACTTGTATTTATTGCAGGATTCTATGTAGCAGCTCTTACCTTTGGGTTCATAGTAAAGCCAATCATTTCTGTACTATTTGGGATATAA
- a CDS encoding 30S ribosomal protein S13, with translation MAKQKENTQTDEIKHIVRIANTDLDGKKSVQYSLTGIKGINRRSARIICDMSGVDPTATIGYLEDEKIEALKTTVDDIENILPTWMMNRRKDPLTGDDKHIYATDVLLVKREDLNTLKKTRSYKGIRHERGLKVRGQRTRSTGRKGLSVGVKRKTR, from the coding sequence ATGGCAAAACAAAAAGAAAATACACAAACAGATGAAATTAAACATATTGTACGCATCGCTAATACTGACCTTGATGGAAAGAAGAGCGTACAATATTCACTTACTGGCATAAAGGGTATCAATCGGCGTTCTGCGCGCATTATTTGTGACATGTCCGGCGTTGACCCCACGGCAACGATCGGTTATCTGGAAGATGAAAAGATCGAGGCCCTGAAAACAACTGTCGATGATATTGAAAATATCCTTCCTACCTGGATGATGAACAGGCGCAAGGATCCTTTGACTGGTGATGATAAACATATTTACGCCACCGATGTATTGCTTGTTAAAAGGGAAGACCTGAACACACTCAAAAAGACCCGTTCATATAAAGGTATACGGCACGAGCGCGGGCTTAAAGTGAGAGGTCAGAGAACCCGGTCCACTGGCAGAAAGGGACTCAGTGTGGGTGTTAAGAGGAAAACACGATAG